ttttcttccgttaaagggagtttttcctctccactgtcgccaagtgcttgctcataagggatttgttgggtttttcttttttgtaaagtgccttgagatgattgtattgtgatttagaGCTATACAAATAATACTTAATTGAAAGTACATGaactttatatttatgttaaCATAGTgggaaattttgtttttcttctgagtTGCTATGGTTTAATTTACTTAAGTATCCAACatattattctatattttagTTCAGTAACAAAAGACCTGAAACCAACTGGCTGTAATCTATGCATGAGTTGAGGCTTAAGGCACTTTTTTCATGTTATAGTGACTGAATGTAAGAAAACTGACTTTATTTATACCTTTTTGTCTCTCAttcccttcacaacatcctgatggagcaaaGATGCAGAAGCAGAGAAGAATGTGCTGCAGGACCTCTACATTGCATGATCGTAATGTATATAAACTTAGTGGAAATTCAAACTGTTTAGGACAGCAGGGAGAACAAGCACAAGTAATTTGTGACAAGTGACATGACAAGTAGAAGTCATGTATTTTGCTTATTTGTTTGCTTGGATGTTTGAGCTTCACTGCCCAATGGTGTGAGACTATTAGGTGGTTGAAAAGGAAACATTTCTTTGTACTCACCTTGATCGTCAGTTAAGCACGTGGGCATATAAGCAAGATTTGTGGATAAATATCAGATTCCAAAGATCAGGAGTAGGCAGAAGTGGTCTAGGTATGGTCGTGATAAAGCGTAGGCCAATAAAAGACTACTGGATGGGGTAAGGACAAAATTAGGCTAAGGCTAAATTAAGAGGAAACATATGTGGATATGGACGGGCAAACAGACTTCACCTCCCCCATAATCTACTCTCAAGGGTTGGAGTATCTTAATTTGTGAAGCAATGACAGTTCAGTGCTAGACTGCAGCACCCAACTGAGGCGTCACCTGGAAGTAGTTACGCTGGGCGGGATGACCGGAGCAACAAGATGGCGGAGAATGAGGAGCTTCAGGTACGCGACGAGGAAAACATTGATGTGACTTATTAGTGTCAACATTACAACATGCAGCGATAACGTATAACGAATAGTGTAGACGATATGTGACCTCTCAAATCGGTGGGCAAACGGGATAGCTTACTGGTAATCAGAAATGTGCGTTTTCTGATCATCTCCGTTACGTGTCCCTTGTTAGCCTTAATGCTAAGAGTTGAACGAGGAGCTAATAGTTTTTTTGTCAGCTCTCTATAACCAGCTGACACCACACTGACCTGTagctgtttttgtgcatttacGCACACTATCgttattttgcatgtgtgtattaaGTTAAATCTGCTAATTAgaattaatgatttatttaggGAATTTATGTCATGGAAGTTAGATCAGTTGCATTGTAAcgtcactgtttttatttgcacGAGTTTGTATATAAGGTACTAAACCTGCTTAACGTTagctaaatgtttgtgtttgctgcctTAAACACTAACTTGTTTTCCTTTGTGGAAATGACAACGtcttcaaatttaaaaaagcaatctggacagaaaaacacttaacGCTAGCAGCATAATTCACTTTTTCCCCAAGGCCAGTTGAAAAGTctctgagtaaaaaaaaagaagacaaaaataacaGTGTCGGTGTATTTAACCAATACTTTTTTCAGTTCTTTGTGTTAGCTAATTTTAAACTGGTTCCAAATCTGTTCATATAGGGAAAAGCAGTTGCTGGATTATACTGTCTGCCAGCCTTCTTTCCGGTGTGtccacacatacagatacaaaGTAGTTGGCTGTATCTGGCGTTAACAATGCACCTTGTTATTTTAGATGAGCACACACAAGTAGTCTCAACTaggtgaaaataaatgaaacatacagAACAGTGACTGAATGATTAACTTCATAGGTACAACATAGGTATTGTCTGAATGTGATCCTGAGTATGTCATTATAATTATGTTGTAGTACACAAGATAagaaatcaattaaatgcaGATTTTCCACTAGAGACAGTTATTTCCACACATTATTTTGTATGTGCCAGTAACTTTTTAAAGACGTAGAGAACTGTGAAGCCAGAGACAGCTAATGATACAATTTTTTTAGTCATGGCTGGAGTCAGTGCCTCAGCATTTgaatctgtatgtgtgaatCTACCAGCTATGGTTTGTGGTTGGCAGTGGTCCTCAGCGTGTGTTTTGCgttttgatgtatttatttgtaatgtATTCAAAAGCATACTATCAAGTTTGAAGTGGATGAGCTCCAAGTGTTACTGAGTGTTTGCTGTCTCAACAAAATTCATTTTAGTGATCTATCTATGACATATCTTTGTTAGCAGGAGTCAGTTCTGTAACACAGACTTCAGCCTGCTAACTGGTGAAACAGCTGTGTGGCACAGCACCAAAACGAGCATGAATCTCCAGCAACCAACCCCTCTCATCCCTCCTGTCCACCCGGATGTGCAGATGAAGTCTCTGCCCTTCTATGATGTGCTGGATGTCCTAATCAAGCCTTCCAGTCTAGGTCTGTGCTTCTGTGGTTGGATAATTGGATAATAATAAGTTGGATAATAATTAATGGGTAACACTTGGCCCAAGCCATGTTTTCAAAGCTGTGCTTACCGGACTACAAACATCTTATGTCATGTAACATTCAAAATCAGATGTCTCAAATATGTTTAATGTTATTAACACAACCAGCCTGGATAACACCACATTAATGTCATGTTGGAGTTATCATAATCAAGTTTCAGTAAATAGCTTTCATATCAGCTTAAAAGTTGTGATTGTCTGGGACACAGTTTTCTGAAAGCTCCGATATATATTCCAACTGGCACTCACTGAGAACAGAACAGCCAGTTTGTTGCATTTAAGCCcaaactgtcagtgttttaattaTCACACATCCAGTTCTGTAATTGTACACTTGATGACATAAATGATCACAAGTCAGTaacataatttattatatcataGTTCCATATGTAATCATGAGTTGATTGTGCAGAAAATGAATCAGACTATTATGTTCATCAAGTGCTTTTGTCTTCAGTAAAGTACTTGACCAAATTTTGAACGCAGCACAGTCAAGGCCATTGAAAGTGAGACGTCAGGTGGAACACTAAGTCCATAGGCTGTTACAACACATTTTATCAGGCATTAAATTATAAACCAAATAAGACAGCATGTGCTACCAATGTAGATAAAGTGAAGCTAACAGTGTCAGTAAGCACAATTTATgagttcatccatccatcttcttccacttatccagGGCCAGGTCGTGtgggcagtagcctaagcagggatgcctAAACTTTTCCCTGTACACTTCCTTCAGCTCATCTGGGGGGGACACTGAGGTGTTCCCAGGGCAGTCGAGTGACacagtccctccagcgtgtcctgggtcttccccaggtCTCCTCCTCTaaaggtcctggctcgatggagccaacaggacaacaccATCTGCAAAAAGCATAGATGAAATCCTGGGGTCCCCGAACTGGAGTCCCtccatttaattaaaaaaaaaaaaaaaaaagtgaacagaaCCGttgacaaagggcagccctgccagagtccgACATGCactggaaacaggtctgacttattGCCGacaatgcgaaccaagctcctggTCTGGTTGTGCAGAGACTGGATAGCCCTTAACAAAGAGccctggaccccatactcccagagcaccttCCCACAGAATGTCATGAGGGACgtggtcgaatgccttctccaagtccacaaaacacgtgaactggttgggcaaactcccatgaaccctcaagcaccctgaagagggtatagagctaGTCCAATGTTCCACGATCGGGACGAAAATGGCATTGCTtctcctggatccgaggttctacCATCGGCGGCATCctcccagggaggctgagaagtgtgatccctctatatttggaacacaccctctggtccccTTTTaaaaaagagggaccaccaccccgttctgccaatccaggggtactgtccccagtCGCCACACGATGTTGCAGAGGCGtttcaaccatgacagcccaacagcATCaagagacttgagatactcaggGCGGCTCTTATCCACCCCAGCTGCCTTGCCACCAAGGAGCTGCCAAAATCcccagtgacttcagcttggatGATGGGCGGATCAGCCTCTTtcccagcctctgcttcctctatggaaggcGCGTGCACCTTCCATGCACCTCCAGCGGGGTTGAGGATATTGCCATGACACTTGGCTTGCTggtacccgtcagctgcttcAAGAGTCTCACAAGCTAGCCAGACTCGGTAGGACACCTTCTTCAGCTTAATGGCATCCCTTACCCCcagtgtccaccaccaggttcgGAGATTGCCGCCAcaacaggcaccagagaccACAGTTCGAGCTGCTGCGTCGACAATGGAGATGGGGAACAcggtccattcggactcaatgtccccagcgTTCCTCGGtatctggttgaagctctctcggaggtgggagttgaaggcctctctgacagagggtttggccaaacattcccagcagaccctcacaatacgtttAGGTCTGCcgagtctgtcccgcttcctcctccactagtggatccaactcaccatCAGGTGGcgatcagttgacagctctgcccctctcttcactcAAGTGTCCtagacatacggccgaaggttACATGACACAACCACAAAatcgatcattgacctccggcctagggtgtcctggtgccatgtgcactggtGGACAGCGTAGATCCTAAAATCATACGGATTATGATTTTAGGAGCTCcgttgtccggggctatatgctcctagcagggtctcccaaggcaaccaggtcctaggtgacggaccagactaagagtgGACCAGTTTATGAGTTCATGATGTGGAGAATATAGGTGAGTCTTGGATTAAAGCTGTGAAATCTGTTGAGACAGAAGTAAATGCAGGTTTACAATCCGAAAACATAGGTTACTAAAATGTTATCTATATGCTttataaaaaaatcagaaatgatactatgtgtatatttttatcCATAGTACTTGTTGTCTGAATAGCAGCTGTTGTATGTTTTCAGGGGCAAGTACTGCACAGAGGTACCaccaagaaaaatattttatctttgCCTTGACGCCACAGCAGGTTCGAGAAGTATGCATATCCAGGTATGACTGCTCAGCTATTTCAGGTACTGAGATAGACATGCCCATGCCTGGGATGTAAATGATGAATAAAGTTACATTGTCTGCTTACAGAGACTTTCTGCCAGGTGGGAGAAGGGACTATATGGTTCAAATTCAGTTGAGGTGAGAATGTTTAGAATTTTCTGCCCTGTAAATTATAGATCTCTAAATTCATAGCAACTTAGaatgtcaaagaaaaatattgaaCAAAGAATCATGCATATATATGAGTAATAAGCAAGCAAATATGGTTTCTATCCAAAATTGGGTTAAATAACATCTCTGGCCATCACAGGTTTActaaaaaaacaccaaacatcTACTAGGGGAGAGTCTGACTGAGAACATGGCATTACATTTTTGATATATTAGTGAAAAGTGTCTTTAAGTATACGTTCAGGttattagttattgtttttttctgttgtcagattttgtttgtcAGAGACAAGTTGCCCTCAAGAGGATAATTACCCCAACAGTCTTTGTATAAAGGTTAATGGAAAACTTTTTCCTTTACCGGTAAGTGCTTACTTTTTGGAGATCAGCTCCAGCAAAAAGTCAAACCAACTTAAGTACTCTGCTACAAAGATGCTGATAAGGCATTTTATTCCTGTAGGGTTATGCACCACCACCCAAAAATGGTGTAGAGCAGAAGAGACCAGGACGACCTCTGAACATTACCTCCCTTGTACGACTTTCGTCTGCAGTACCCAATCAGATTGCAGTAACGTGGGCACCTGAAATTGGAAAAGTGAGAATAAAAACCATCATTGTAACTCttaagctttttgtttttgcacttctTTTACCTGTACTTGAGTTAGATATCATGATTAGAAATAGTAATAGTGTAACCTCTCTGTTAAGGTTGATTATATTATCATTTTTCAGACCTATTCTATGTCTGTGTACCTGGTGAGGCAGCTGACATCACCACTGCTCCTACAAAGGCTGAGGATGAAGGGCATCAGGAACCCAGACCACTCCAGAGCATTAAGTAACTCTATAGTCCACCACTAACACAACACTAGAAGTTATACAGCAGCAGTTACACCTTTTAAATAGTCACAAATAACTAGCAGTTTTTAATACTGGCACAATAAGTCAATTcagcaattttttttcattgacaaaaatgtaatgtacagCTATGAGAAATTATAATTGTATGTTATCAGCTGCACATTTATTTGGTCTATTGTGACTTAGGTGATGATGAGATCACATTTCATAGCAAATTAATGCAGCAAACCAGTTAATTCcaagggttcacatacttttttgTGCCACTGTATAAACAgccaaaacaaaatctaaagtTTCTAAAGTTTCTTGCACACCTGTAAATGACCATAGGGAAGTTCAGTTATTGCAGAAGCCTGATTGCATGCCAGATTTCCCTCTGGATGAGAGCCTACATCCAGAGTATGAGACTATGGTTGTCAGTTATTAGGTGATAACAGTTGCaatagtgtttttgttgtttgatgATGAATGAGCTTGAAATTAATATTTGGTTCTTACACTGCCCTGTGTGTTGCAGTTAAAGAGAAGTTGACAGCAGATCCAGACAGTGAGATTGCTACAACTAGCCTCAGAGTCTCACTTATGTGCCCGGTAAATGAAACACACTCATAGattgtatattgtataatgTTTATGTAATTATAGCAAATGTCAAATTATTCTGACAGTGTAAATTATAGTttgtaggaaaaaaaatcacctcaAAATCAGAGCACTGTTATGTCAGGATATCATTGTGCATTACTTTCTGTCTGTATtctaaaaaaaggaaatacagtAGCCTCGGAAATTATTTAGACTGCTTCTCGCGATTTCATTTTGGTTGTGTTTtgaatgtcattttaaatttctaAAATGTACTATTTGCCCATCATTCTGTACACAATATCCCACAATGACAATGATGACATTATTTTAGCAACATCTGCAATTTtatgcaaaatttaaaaaaaaaaaaaatagagatcTGTCATTTACccaagtattcagaccttttgCTGTGGCACTCAGgtgctttctgttttcatttgacttgtGTGTGTAGAAATTTGTATGTAGGATCTAACAATTTATACTGTGTTTGGACAATAACCAGCGACGTGCAAGTGACAGAGGGACTGGGTAAGTgaaggatgaatgcagccaaatacagagaAGTCTGTGAAGAAAACTGCCCCAGAGTGCAGAGACCTGAGACTGCACCATCGTTTACCTTCTAGCACAACAGTCACCTGAAGAAAACAGTCACTGGAGTGACTTCAGGACTAGTCTCTAATTGTCGCTGCCCAGACTAAAACATTATGGAGAGACCCAAAGGTGTCAGTTCACCAACACTTCTCATCCAATCAGACAGGGCTTAAGAGGATCTGATTTGAAAAATCTGATAATATGTGCAAATCCAGAGGCCCATTCTTCATATGTGGCCTAACAGATCCAAGATCCATTCTGAAATCTATGGATCAGGAACGAGCttcaggtgtgcaaagcttgtggAGATTTGCCCCTGAACCTAACCTCTTAACTGCTGCCAAAAGCGGTTCTGCAAAGTACTGAATTAAGGGTTTAAATACTTCTATAAATGACAGATTTCAAGTTGGCTCAATTTACAAACAAgtaatgttttcacttttattgCCATGCCATATACATTCATGCAGTTATTTTGGAAAATTGAATACAATACAGACAATATATAGTTAAGTGTACATATTTGTATCTTGAACTTAACTTAAGTATGTTTTGTCCACTAGCTGGGTAAGATGCGACTGACAGTGCCGTGCCGGGCAGTAACCTGCTCTCACCTGCAGTGTTTTGACGCCGCTCTCTACCTACAGATGAATGAGAAGAAACCAACCTGGATCTGTCCCGTTTGTGACAAGAAGGCTGCATATGAGAGTCTTATTATTGATGGGTTAGTTAATGTAATTAAGCCACATTACACAAAACATCACCCTAGAGTTGGTGGTGCTGAGGCAGCTGTACATTAAGTCCTTGGTTATATTATAGTATTATTCCACATGTGTTATTTTACATCCCTACTATAAACAAAGTGTTTAATGTCAATGTAATTAGTTGGTGCTGAAATTGCAATTTATAATCAGATAATGCATATTCATATGAAAACTTGGAAATGTGACAAAAATTCGAAGCTCGAGTATAATTATTgaatattgtgtattttgttatttgttcagtttatttttggAGATCCTGAATGACTGCTCAGATGTGGATGAAATCAAGTTTCAGGAAGATGGAACCTGGTGTCCCATGAGACCAAAAAAAGAAGCTGTCAAAGTCACCTCTCAGTCAGTTCCAAAAATTGAGAGTAAGTACATCATTTGATACCGTTGTTAAAGCTCCAGTGTATCCTCTTAgcagtattgtgtgtgtgtatagcttGAAAACATCAATGGGCCATTCCATCATTTGTTCCATCAATGTAATTACTGTAGCATATTTTGACTTAGTCCCACATACACTGTTATGTTGCCCCAAATACTCGCTAGAAAGGCAAATGTGGATAAAGCTGTTGCTGGAAGAACCATATTTTGTGGACTATGCTCTAAAAACTGTCTTGTTgaactgaaaaaacacatttccagttATACAAATTATAGTTAAAAGTAGTTTAATTATAGTAAATTAGCTTATGTGGCTAGCCATAGCAACAAGCAGAACCGAATTACTGAATTCACTCTTAATTCTCTGTGCCAAGTAAACAACCCCACCCACTTTGGGGGAAGAGGCAGTACAGTATTATgttcaattgagtcaagagttCAAAGAGCACCATCTAACACTATTTgtcaaaatgactgtaaattaaTTCTTAAAAGTTGTTTCAGTGTATGAATTGCACACCAAACCAGATGACTAAAAAAGGTGCGAATTATAGTTTGTAAAATACAGTAGTCCCCAACAAATGTAGTATATCATCCTATTTGACCAGTTGGTTTAGGGAATTACTGTAGATTGATGTTTTCTGTAGAAACCAATGCAGGGTGTTCacggatccttaaaaagtcttaaattccatattataaaactaaggccttaattagcattaaaatgtcttaaattcgcgtttcaaaggtcttaaaatgaaatctaaccgatcccataaagaagattttattttcatcttgaaatcaatttgaaagcctttcgcgtatttgttacgcagaacgaaataggcggaaccaactaaaatacgcgtttgaggggagtttatttaacacatgctttccggcagctgcgtgaactgcgggaaagtttcagcattagtcttttgccatgggtaaatgtaaatttagtgacaattggttacaaaaccctaattttgcgccgtggttaagtccagttagtggcaacgtgttcgaggtccggtgcaggttgtgcaaaaaaatttaaaactcagaacaatgggtatgaaagctttggagacccacatgcggtgtgaataagacaaagcggctgcagaaacatgtctgaaaacacctggcattttatttttgttttactcaataaatcaaacggtgtgtaaacagtttatatcaataaacagtgtgttatggcaattggttgtattgtgggatgttttattttatttctacaaaattggtcttaaatttcattcagcgtggtattaaaaaggtcttaaaaagtcttaaatctagcttagaaacctgcagataccctgcaATGGGTTTGGCAGTGCTACAGACATGGTAGGAAATTCAGAAAGCAATAAGAAAAATTAAagtattgtttgttttgcttttcttcatgGAATTGATCAGAGGtagcaaaagtactcacattctatacttaagtagaagtacagatacttgtttgaaaaaagactggtaaaagtagaagtactgactcaactgctttactgaagtaaaagtaagaaagtacagggtctgaaatgtacttcagtaaaaagttaaaatgttttttgccatCAATGTTACACAAtgcatcttttgataactccacaaaactaaaaacgtatgacacaaaaaaaagaaattcttcttttattaacaacctgcgctggtacagggaacaaaacacaacacattcgCCTTGAATCATTCTTAGAGCCAACAACAtcgaacagttcttttaaatacggACATGGATagggaatgtcttgcttttccgaATCTGCTGCATCGCCGTCGGACTCTGCAACactccctttcttcctccatgtcgcattgcaagttttctctctacCATACTCTGTACACTCACTcgatttccctctctagttatTTACAACTTTTACGTCGTGTCGTCATCCAcagaggttgaaaaagtaatgagcctgttttgataatgtaaggagtacaaagtacagatatttgtgtttaaatgtagagAGTAAAAGTAAGAagttgtcaaaaataaatactcaagtacagATACCtaaaaaatctacttaagtatagTAACGAAGAATTTGTACTTcattacttcccacctctggaATTGATTGACAGTAAGACAAATCTAGAATAACATGAGagccatcatccatccatccattatttatacctgcttattccttaaccagggtcacaggaaagccatcattttacattatttttttttaacctcagcTCCTTTGCGCCAGACATCAGTGGTCCCCCATTCAACTGAGCCCAGTTCCATCAAGAAGGCTGATGTAAT
This window of the Mastacembelus armatus unplaced genomic scaffold, fMasArm1.2, whole genome shotgun sequence genome carries:
- the pias2 gene encoding E3 SUMO-protein ligase PIAS2 isoform X2, with the protein product MTGATRWRRMRSFRSQFCNTDFSLLTGETAVWHSTKTSMNLQQPTPLIPPVHPDVQMKSLPFYDVLDVLIKPSSLGASTAQRYHQEKYFIFALTPQQVREVCISRDFLPGGRRDYMVQIQLRFCLSETSCPQEDNYPNSLCIKVNGKLFPLPGYAPPPKNGVEQKRPGRPLNITSLVRLSSAVPNQIAVTWAPEIGKTYSMSVYLVRQLTSPLLLQRLRMKGIRNPDHSRALIKEKLTADPDSEIATTSLRVSLMCPLGKMRLTVPCRAVTCSHLQCFDAALYLQMNEKKPTWICPVCDKKAAYESLIIDGLFLEILNDCSDVDEIKFQEDGTWCPMRPKKEAVKVTSQSVPKIETPLRQTSVVPHSTEPSSIKKADVIDLTLESSSSSDDEEDADPPLKKRCVYISKNEEMHSKGVLTYQPTVRVPNVQSLDPSYLPSSLADYAVPFHPSTLATIPTDMQSLDLFSLIQDPQHYRSQMFLDNLTSSMQSAAAASTSSALVSSSSHYDTSTHTASSIHETRVITGGGGGTGGGADSVISDIISLD
- the pias2 gene encoding E3 SUMO-protein ligase PIAS2 isoform X1, with translation MTGATRWRRMRSFSRSQFCNTDFSLLTGETAVWHSTKTSMNLQQPTPLIPPVHPDVQMKSLPFYDVLDVLIKPSSLGASTAQRYHQEKYFIFALTPQQVREVCISRDFLPGGRRDYMVQIQLRFCLSETSCPQEDNYPNSLCIKVNGKLFPLPGYAPPPKNGVEQKRPGRPLNITSLVRLSSAVPNQIAVTWAPEIGKTYSMSVYLVRQLTSPLLLQRLRMKGIRNPDHSRALIKEKLTADPDSEIATTSLRVSLMCPLGKMRLTVPCRAVTCSHLQCFDAALYLQMNEKKPTWICPVCDKKAAYESLIIDGLFLEILNDCSDVDEIKFQEDGTWCPMRPKKEAVKVTSQSVPKIETPLRQTSVVPHSTEPSSIKKADVIDLTLESSSSSDDEEDADPPLKKRCVYISKNEEMHSKGVLTYQPTVRVPNVQSLDPSYLPSSLADYAVPFHPSTLATIPTDMQSLDLFSLIQDPQHYRSQMFLDNLTSSMQSAAAASTSSALVSSSSHYDTSTHTASSIHETRVITGGGGGTGGGADSVISDIISLD
- the pias2 gene encoding E3 SUMO-protein ligase PIAS2 isoform X3 is translated as MSQFCNTDFSLLTGETAVWHSTKTSMNLQQPTPLIPPVHPDVQMKSLPFYDVLDVLIKPSSLGASTAQRYHQEKYFIFALTPQQVREVCISRDFLPGGRRDYMVQIQLRFCLSETSCPQEDNYPNSLCIKVNGKLFPLPGYAPPPKNGVEQKRPGRPLNITSLVRLSSAVPNQIAVTWAPEIGKTYSMSVYLVRQLTSPLLLQRLRMKGIRNPDHSRALIKEKLTADPDSEIATTSLRVSLMCPLGKMRLTVPCRAVTCSHLQCFDAALYLQMNEKKPTWICPVCDKKAAYESLIIDGLFLEILNDCSDVDEIKFQEDGTWCPMRPKKEAVKVTSQSVPKIETPLRQTSVVPHSTEPSSIKKADVIDLTLESSSSSDDEEDADPPLKKRCVYISKNEEMHSKGVLTYQPTVRVPNVQSLDPSYLPSSLADYAVPFHPSTLATIPTDMQSLDLFSLIQDPQHYRSQMFLDNLTSSMQSAAAASTSSALVSSSSHYDTSTHTASSIHETRVITGGGGGTGGGADSVISDIISLD
- the pias2 gene encoding E3 SUMO-protein ligase PIAS2 isoform X4; its protein translation is MNLQQPTPLIPPVHPDVQMKSLPFYDVLDVLIKPSSLGASTAQRYHQEKYFIFALTPQQVREVCISRDFLPGGRRDYMVQIQLRFCLSETSCPQEDNYPNSLCIKVNGKLFPLPGYAPPPKNGVEQKRPGRPLNITSLVRLSSAVPNQIAVTWAPEIGKTYSMSVYLVRQLTSPLLLQRLRMKGIRNPDHSRALIKEKLTADPDSEIATTSLRVSLMCPLGKMRLTVPCRAVTCSHLQCFDAALYLQMNEKKPTWICPVCDKKAAYESLIIDGLFLEILNDCSDVDEIKFQEDGTWCPMRPKKEAVKVTSQSVPKIETPLRQTSVVPHSTEPSSIKKADVIDLTLESSSSSDDEEDADPPLKKRCVYISKNEEMHSKGVLTYQPTVRVPNVQSLDPSYLPSSLADYAVPFHPSTLATIPTDMQSLDLFSLIQDPQHYRSQMFLDNLTSSMQSAAAASTSSALVSSSSHYDTSTHTASSIHETRVITGGGGGTGGGADSVISDIISLD